The Christensenella timonensis DNA segment GGCCCGGCGTATGAGCTGCACGCTGCCCTCCGTCGAGACATGGCAGATGTGGATATGCGCACCCGTTTTTTCCGCATACATAATGTCGCGTGCCGTCATGCATTCTTCCGCCGCACGCGGGATACCGCATATCCCGGCCTGTTTGGCATTGCTCCCTTCGTGCACGACGCCTTCGCCGCGCAGGGCCAGGTCTTCTTCATGCAGCATCAAAAAAGTACCCAGCTTTTTCGCCTTTTCCATGGCCGCCAAAACCATTCCATCTTCCGTCACCGGCAGTCCATCGTCGGAAAAAGCCACCGCGCCTGCATCAAGCAACGCTGCAAAATCCGTCAGCTCCCTGCCCTGCATCCCCTTTGTGATGCTTGCAACGGGCAGAACCTCACAAAATCCTGCCCCATGCGCTTTTTCGATCATATAGCGAACCGTTTCCACACTGTCTGCGACCGGTTTTGTATTGGGCATACAGCATATGGCGGTATACCCGCCTGCCGCAGCCGCCTTTGTGCCGGAAACGATATCTTCCTTATGTGTGAATCCCGGGTCGCGCAAATGCGCATGCAAATCAAGAAACCCCGGGAAAGCGTGAAGCCCCTGTCCGTCAACCACACGGTCGGCTCCTGCCTGTATATTTTTACCCGTCTTGCCGATCATGCCGCCTTCTATCAATATATCGGCGTCCTCTTCCACATTGTCTGCGTTGCATATCGTTACATTTTTGATTAATAAAGTCATATTTCTCCTGTTTTATGATGCCGGGCGGAGCCTGCGGCCCCGCCCGCAGCACCGTTAAATGTTTTTGGGCAACACCGCGTTTAGGATGATCCCCACCAGCGCGCTCAAGAAAATGTTGGACAGCGTGAACGACTCCGAAAACTGGATGCCGCCCGAAAGCCCAAGGCCGATCACCAGCATCAGCGATACGATGATCAGGTTGCGGCTGTGCGAAAAGTCAAGCTTTGCTTCCGCCAGCGTCCGCAGGCCTATCGTTGCGATCATACCGAAGAGCATGATGGATACGCCGCCCATGACCGCGCCCGGAATGGAACCGAGGAACGCCGTGAATACGCCGAAGAAACTGATGATGATGGCAAAGACCGCAGCGATACGCAGCGTTGCCGGGTTATAGTTTTTGGTAACCGCGAGCACGCCTGTGTTTTCACCGTATGTCGTGTTCGCAGGGCCGCCCAGAAGGCCGGCGACCATCGTAGCGATACCGTCGCCCATCAGCGTCCTGTGCAGGCCCGGGTCTTCGATGAAATTCTTGCCGACCACGGCGCCGTTCGTCGTGATATCGCCGATGTGCTCCATGAAGGTGACGATCGCCGTTGGCCCGATGATGGCAATGGCGGTAACCACTTTGGAGGGATCCAGTTCATGTGTGAAGAAAAGATTGAACTGCGGCACCTGGAAGCCGAGGTTCGCACCGTTCTGGAAACCCGAAAAGTCGACCTGTCCCATCAGGGCAGCGCTCACATACCCGACCGCGATCGCAATGATGATGGGCACCAGCTTGAAAAAGCCTTTGGCAAAGATGGAGATGACGACCATCGTCGCAACCACGATCAGCGCGATCACCCAGCGCATCCACAAAAGATCCGGGATCCCCTCTGCCGCGGGGGCCGTCACGATGTTGTTAAAAGCCGTAGGCGCGAGCGTCAGGCCGATGACCATGATCATCGGGCCGGTCACCACCGGCGGGAACACCGCCATTACCCGCTTGACGCCGATCAGCTTCACGACGAGGGCAAGGATCAGGTACAATGCGCCTGCCGAAATGATGCCGATCGCCACGTACGGCAGCGCCGCCTGGTAAGCCGGCGAAGCAAGGAAGCCTTCCACCGACGGGTCGACGCCGCTGATTTGCGTCGCCACGATGATGATAACACCGATAAAGGCAAAGCTGGAGCCGAGGAACACCGGCACCTTGCCTTTGGTGATCAGGTGGAAAATAAGCGTGCCGATACCCGCGCAGCAAATCGCCACCGCAGGATTCAGGCCGGTAAGAAGCGGCACCAGTACCGTCGCGCCAAACATCGCGAACAGGTGCTGGAAGC contains these protein-coding regions:
- a CDS encoding uracil-xanthine permease family protein, which codes for MDKTIQQQQQGWGKKAILGFQHLFAMFGATVLVPLLTGLNPAVAICCAGIGTLIFHLITKGKVPVFLGSSFAFIGVIIIVATQISGVDPSVEGFLASPAYQAALPYVAIGIISAGALYLILALVVKLIGVKRVMAVFPPVVTGPMIMVIGLTLAPTAFNNIVTAPAAEGIPDLLWMRWVIALIVVATMVVISIFAKGFFKLVPIIIAIAVGYVSAALMGQVDFSGFQNGANLGFQVPQFNLFFTHELDPSKVVTAIAIIGPTAIVTFMEHIGDITTNGAVVGKNFIEDPGLHRTLMGDGIATMVAGLLGGPANTTYGENTGVLAVTKNYNPATLRIAAVFAIIISFFGVFTAFLGSIPGAVMGGVSIMLFGMIATIGLRTLAEAKLDFSHSRNLIIVSLMLVIGLGLSGGIQFSESFTLSNIFLSALVGIILNAVLPKNI
- a CDS encoding dihydroorotase encodes the protein MTLLIKNVTICNADNVEEDADILIEGGMIGKTGKNIQAGADRVVDGQGLHAFPGFLDLHAHLRDPGFTHKEDIVSGTKAAAAGGYTAICCMPNTKPVADSVETVRYMIEKAHGAGFCEVLPVASITKGMQGRELTDFAALLDAGAVAFSDDGLPVTEDGMVLAAMEKAKKLGTFLMLHEEDLALRGEGVVHEGSNAKQAGICGIPRAAEECMTARDIMYAEKTGAHIHICHVSTEGSVQLIRRAKGRGMRITCETGPHYFSATDAMILDKNPNAKMNPPLREERDRQAVCQGIADGTIDVIATDHAPHSSKEKAIGIEKAPFGIIGFETAFALAVTNLVDVGIIDWKDLARLLSERPNALLKRKGGKIAAGMPADMALCNVHEKYIYSEGSILSKAKNTPFIGKELCGRVTMTIREGKVTYDRQAD